In Mustelus asterias chromosome 30, sMusAst1.hap1.1, whole genome shotgun sequence, a genomic segment contains:
- the LOC144480962 gene encoding uncharacterized protein LOC144480962: MERKSTVHTGEKPCKCGDCEEEFRSPSELATHQRGQAEERLVTCPECGKGFTRLSGLLTHQRIHTGERPFTCSQCGKGFTRSSGLLQHQQIHTDERPFKCSDCGKDYKVSAKLVRHQRVHTDERPFRCSHCGIGFRGSEQLAEHQRIHTGERPFTCFVCGKGFTQSSTLRTHERVHTRERPFTCTKCGKGFTDLSTLLKHQRVHTFERPFKCPDCDKCYKSSAELMRHQRVHTDERPFRCSYCGTGFRGSEQLAAHQRIHTGEKPFTCPVCGKGFTQLATLLIHQRVHTGERPYTCTECGKGFAQSSTLLTHQRIHTGERPFTCSKCGKGFITSSNLRTHQRNHK, translated from the coding sequence atggaaagaaaaagcaccgttcacactggagagaaaccatgcaaatgtggggactgtgaggaAGAATTCAGATCCCCATCTGAGCTGGCAACTCATCAGCGCGGtcaggctgaggaaaggctggttacctgccctgagtgtgggaagggattcactcgattgtcagggctgctgacacaccagcgaattcacactggggagcggccgttcacttgctcccagtgtgggaagggattcactcgatcgtCAGGGCTGCTgcaacaccagcaaattcacacggatgagagaccatttaaatgctcagactgtgggaaggactACAAAGTTTCTGCAAAACTGGTGCGccatcaacgagttcacactgacgagagaccattcagATGCTCCCACTGTGGGATCGGGTTCAGGGGATCAGAACAACTCGctgaacaccagcgaattcacaccggggagcgaccatttacctgctttgtttgtgggaagggattcactcagtcatccaccctgcggacacatgagcgagttcacaccagggagaggccgttcacctgcaccaagtgtgggaagggattcactgatttatccacccttctcaaacaccagcgagttcacactttTGAGAGACCTTTCAAATGCCCAGACTGCgacaagtgctataaaagttctgcagaactgatgcgccatcaacgagttcacactgatgagagaccgttcaggtgctcttactgcgggactgggttcaggggatcagaacaactcgctgcacaccaacgaattcacactggggagaaaccattcacctgccctgtgtgtgggaaaggattcactcagttagctACACTGctaatacaccagcgagttcacaccggggagagaccgtacaCTTGCaccgaatgtgggaagggatttgctcagtccTCCACActactgacacaccagcgaattcatactggggagaggccgttcacctgcagcaagtgtgggaaaggattcattacctcatccaacctgcggacacaccagcgaaatCACAAGTAA
- the LOC144480655 gene encoding uncharacterized protein LOC144480655 gives MWGFVERNSDPRLCWTFINVVTLGERPFTCCQCGKRFSNAPDLLPQQRVHSGKGPFTSCLREMFPLYSSDDGDHSEDEDDDHSEVDDDDHSEDDDSDHSEDDDDDHSEDDDDDHSEDDDDDHSEDDDDDHSEDDDDDHSEDDDDDHSEDDDDDHSEDDDDDHSEVDDGDHSEVDDDDHSEDDDDDHSEDDDDDHSEDDDDDHSEDDDDDHSEDDDDDPSEDDDDDHSEVDDDDDDDHSEDDDDDHSEDDDDDHSEDDDDDHSEVDDGDHSEDDDGDHSEDDDGDHSEVDDDDHSEDDDGDHSEDDDDCDHSEGIGMSFEILFQ, from the exons atgtggggatttgtGGAAAGGAATTCAGATCCCCGTCTGTGCTGGACATTCATCAACGTAGTCACActgggggagaggccattcacctgctgtcagtgtgggaagagatttagtAATGCACCCGACCTGCTTCCACAACAGCGAGTTCACAGTGGAAAGGGGCCATTCAccagctgt CTGAGAGAAATGTTCCCTCTCTACTCTTCTGATGACGGTGATCACtctgaagatgaagatgatgatcactctgaagttgatgatgatgatCACTCTGAAGATGATGACAGTGATCACTctgaagatgatgatgatgatcactctgaagatgatgatgatgatcactctgaagatgatgatgatgatcacTCTGAAGATGATGACGATGATCACTCTGAAGATGATGACGATGATCACTCTGAAGATGATGACGATGATCACTctgaagatgatgatgatgatcacTCTGAAGATGATGACGATGATCACTCTGAAGTTGATGACGGTGATCACTCTGAAGTTGATGACGATGATCACTCTGAAGATGATGACGATGATCACTctgaagatgatgatgatgatcacTCTGAAGATGATGACGATGATCACTctgaagatgatgatgatgatcacTCTGAAGATGATGACGATGATCCCTCTGAAGATGATGACGATGATCACTCTGAAGTTGATGACG atgatgatgatgatcacTCTGAAGATGATGACGATGATCACTctgaagatgatgatgatgatcacTCTGAAGATGATGACGATGATCACTCTGAAGTTGATGACGGTGATCACTCTGAAGATGATGACGGTGATCACTCTGAAGATGATGACGGTGATCACTCTGAAGTTGATGACGATGATCACTCTGAAGATGATGATGGTGATCACTCTGAAGATGATGATGATTGTGATCACTCTGAAGGAATTGGAATGTCTTTTGAAATTTTGTTCCAGTGA